A section of the Xiphias gladius isolate SHS-SW01 ecotype Sanya breed wild chromosome 8, ASM1685928v1, whole genome shotgun sequence genome encodes:
- the LOC120793282 gene encoding BTB/POZ domain-containing protein 10-like isoform X3 — protein sequence MSLYRSSARGGAIGGARERGRAVHYQEQRQRSSDCSRDSSYERGESQLTPCIRNVTSPTRQHDYERGEGGSSSRSSSPRNPRVSVPYSHIGGTLIAGHIPWSLGLPGVHHHSKTLGQEPCDMIYVYDFSSKEGHRGVMRLGERVTLIVDNTRFVVDPAIFTAQPNTMLGRMFGSGRDNNFTRPNEKGEFEVADGISSTVFRAILDYYKSGIIRCPDGVSIPELREACDYLCISFNYSTIKCRDLSALMHELSNDGARHQFECYLEEMVLPLMVASAQSGERECHIVVLTDDDVVDWDEEYPPQMGEEYSQIIYSTKLYRFFKYIENRDVAKSVLKDRGLKKIRLGIEGYPTYKEKVKRRPGGRPEVIYNYVQRPFIRMSWEKEEGKSRHVDFQCVKSKSTTNLAAAAADIPQDQLVVMHPLGPQVDELDTLPQPPTVNDPHQPVLGQGLDHNMTPQLAQAHEGLNQQAQDSPNQATHSLANSNQQQEHGSSHTQATYHYEPDHDTLSPSA from the exons ATGAGTTTGTACAGGTCCAGTGCCAGAGGTGGTGCTATCGGTGGTgcaagagaaagaggaagagcagtACATTACCAGGAACAGCGGCAACGCTCCAGCGACTGCTCACGTGACTCCTCctatgagagaggagagagccaGCTGACACCTTGCATCAGGAATGTTACTTCTCCCACTCGGCAGCATG acTATGAACGTGGTGAAGGAGGCTCTTCCTCTAGATCCTCCAGTCCACGTAATCCCAGGGTTTCTGTTCCCTATTCTCATATTGGAGGAACTCTGATTGCAGGACACATACCTTGGTCCCTGGGTCTTCCTGGAGTTCACCACCACTCCAAGACCCTGGGGCAAGAACCATGCGATATGATATATGTGTATGACTTCAGCAGTAAAGAAGGGCATAGAGGTGTAATGAGACTTGGAGAAAGAGTGACACTTATTGTGGACAATACAAGATTTGTGGTGGATCCTGCCATCTTCACAGCTCAACCTAACACCATGCTGGGCAG gatGTTTGGTTCTGGACGGGACAACAACTTCACACGACCCAATGAAAAAGGAGAGTTTGAGGTGGCTGATGGCATCAGTTCCACTGTCTTCAGAGCCATCCTG GATTACTACAAGTCAGGGATAATCCGCTGTCCTGATGGCGTTTCCATTCCCGAGCTGCGGGAGGCGTGTGACTACCTCTGTATCTCCTTCAACTACAGCACCATCAAGTGCAGAGACCTCA GTGCCCTGATGCATGAGCTGTCTAACGACGGGGCCCGGCATCAGTTTGAGTGTTACCTGGAGGAGATGGTGTTGCCACTGATGGTGGCCAGCGCTcagagtggagagagggagtgtCACATAGTGGTGCTGACCGATGACGACGTGGTGGACTGGGATGAAGAGTACCCTCCACAGATGGGGGAGGAGTACTCTCAGA TCATCTACAGCACCAAATTGTACCGATTCTTCAAGTACATAGAGAACAGGGATGTGGCCAAGTCTGTGCTGAAGGACAGAGGACTGAAAAAGATCCGTCTGGGAATAGAAG gcTACCCAACCTATAAAGAGAAGGTGAAGCGGCGTCCTGGAGGTCGTCCAGAGGTCATCTACAACTACGTCCAGCGTCCCTTTATTCGCATGTCCtgggagaaggaggaagggaagagCCGACATGTGGACTTCCAGTGCGTCAAGTCTAAATCCACAACCAACCTGGCCGCAGCTGCTGCAGACATTCCCCAGGACCAGCTGGTGGTCATGCATCCTCTGGGGCCACAGGTGGACGAGCTAGACACTCTGCCACAACCGCCAACCGTCAATGACCCCCACCAGCCGGTGCTCGGGCAGGGGCTGGACCACAACATGACCCCCCAGCTAGCACAGGCCCATGAGGGCCTGAACCAACAGGCTCAGGACAGTCCAAACCAGGCCACGCACAGCCTGGCCAACAGCAACCAGCAGCAGGAGCACGGCAGCAGCCACACTCAGGCCACTTACCACTACGAGCCGGACCATGACACACTGTCACCCTCTGCATGA
- the LOC120793282 gene encoding BTB/POZ domain-containing protein 10-like isoform X2, with product MSAKAEEVPLSPTARLALNCDQQCGLSVFDCNHQHQQDSAMSLYRSSARGGAIGGARERGRAVHYQEQRQRSSDCSRDSSYERGESQLTPCIRNVTSPTRQHDYERGEGGSSSRSSSPRNPRVSVPYSHIGGTLIAGHIPWSLGLPGVHHHSKTLGQEPCDMIYVYDFSSKEGHRGVMRLGERVTLIVDNTRFVVDPAIFTAQPNTMLGRMFGSGRDNNFTRPNEKGEFEVADGISSTVFRAILDYYKSGIIRCPDGVSIPELREACDYLCISFNYSTIKCRDLSALMHELSNDGARHQFECYLEEMVLPLMVASAQSGERECHIVVLTDDDVVDWDEEYPPQMGEEYSQIIYSTKLYRFFKYIENRDVAKSVLKDRGLKKIRLGIEGYPTYKEKVKRRPGGRPEVIYNYVQRPFIRMSWEKEEGKSRHVDFQCVKSKSTTNLAAAAADIPQDQLVVMHPLGPQVDELDTLPQPPTVNDPHQPVLGQGLDHNMTPQLAQAHEGLNQQAQDSPNQATHSLANSNQQQEHGSSHTQATYHYEPDHDTLSPSA from the exons TGACCAGCAGTGTGGTTTGTCAGTGTTTGACTGCAACCACCAGCATCAGCAGGACAGCGCCATGAGTTTGTACAGGTCCAGTGCCAGAGGTGGTGCTATCGGTGGTgcaagagaaagaggaagagcagtACATTACCAGGAACAGCGGCAACGCTCCAGCGACTGCTCACGTGACTCCTCctatgagagaggagagagccaGCTGACACCTTGCATCAGGAATGTTACTTCTCCCACTCGGCAGCATG acTATGAACGTGGTGAAGGAGGCTCTTCCTCTAGATCCTCCAGTCCACGTAATCCCAGGGTTTCTGTTCCCTATTCTCATATTGGAGGAACTCTGATTGCAGGACACATACCTTGGTCCCTGGGTCTTCCTGGAGTTCACCACCACTCCAAGACCCTGGGGCAAGAACCATGCGATATGATATATGTGTATGACTTCAGCAGTAAAGAAGGGCATAGAGGTGTAATGAGACTTGGAGAAAGAGTGACACTTATTGTGGACAATACAAGATTTGTGGTGGATCCTGCCATCTTCACAGCTCAACCTAACACCATGCTGGGCAG gatGTTTGGTTCTGGACGGGACAACAACTTCACACGACCCAATGAAAAAGGAGAGTTTGAGGTGGCTGATGGCATCAGTTCCACTGTCTTCAGAGCCATCCTG GATTACTACAAGTCAGGGATAATCCGCTGTCCTGATGGCGTTTCCATTCCCGAGCTGCGGGAGGCGTGTGACTACCTCTGTATCTCCTTCAACTACAGCACCATCAAGTGCAGAGACCTCA GTGCCCTGATGCATGAGCTGTCTAACGACGGGGCCCGGCATCAGTTTGAGTGTTACCTGGAGGAGATGGTGTTGCCACTGATGGTGGCCAGCGCTcagagtggagagagggagtgtCACATAGTGGTGCTGACCGATGACGACGTGGTGGACTGGGATGAAGAGTACCCTCCACAGATGGGGGAGGAGTACTCTCAGA TCATCTACAGCACCAAATTGTACCGATTCTTCAAGTACATAGAGAACAGGGATGTGGCCAAGTCTGTGCTGAAGGACAGAGGACTGAAAAAGATCCGTCTGGGAATAGAAG gcTACCCAACCTATAAAGAGAAGGTGAAGCGGCGTCCTGGAGGTCGTCCAGAGGTCATCTACAACTACGTCCAGCGTCCCTTTATTCGCATGTCCtgggagaaggaggaagggaagagCCGACATGTGGACTTCCAGTGCGTCAAGTCTAAATCCACAACCAACCTGGCCGCAGCTGCTGCAGACATTCCCCAGGACCAGCTGGTGGTCATGCATCCTCTGGGGCCACAGGTGGACGAGCTAGACACTCTGCCACAACCGCCAACCGTCAATGACCCCCACCAGCCGGTGCTCGGGCAGGGGCTGGACCACAACATGACCCCCCAGCTAGCACAGGCCCATGAGGGCCTGAACCAACAGGCTCAGGACAGTCCAAACCAGGCCACGCACAGCCTGGCCAACAGCAACCAGCAGCAGGAGCACGGCAGCAGCCACACTCAGGCCACTTACCACTACGAGCCGGACCATGACACACTGTCACCCTCTGCATGA